In Streptomyces nodosus, one DNA window encodes the following:
- a CDS encoding histidine phosphatase family protein, whose amino-acid sequence MASRILLARHGQTEWSLFGKHTGRSDIPLLDEGRLGAKLLGERLHRAPMDGLPGVEIRTSPLARARETCEIAGFGDRATPWDALTEWDFGAYEGMTSDEIRAERPDWLIWRDGVPGGESRAEVSARADAVVEWVRSEERDVLVFAHNYILRTIGARWFGLDIDFAAHGRLNPTSLSVLGWSSYGEPTIETWNDCGHLSA is encoded by the coding sequence ATGGCATCGCGCATCCTGCTGGCCCGGCATGGACAGACGGAATGGTCGCTGTTCGGCAAACACACCGGCAGGTCCGACATCCCGCTGCTGGACGAGGGACGACTCGGCGCGAAACTGCTCGGCGAGCGCCTGCACCGCGCGCCGATGGACGGCCTCCCCGGGGTGGAGATCCGTACGAGTCCGCTCGCACGCGCGCGTGAGACGTGCGAGATCGCCGGCTTCGGCGACCGGGCGACCCCGTGGGACGCGCTCACGGAGTGGGACTTCGGAGCGTACGAGGGGATGACCTCCGACGAGATCCGGGCCGAACGTCCGGACTGGCTGATCTGGCGGGACGGTGTGCCCGGGGGCGAGAGCCGCGCCGAGGTCTCCGCGCGCGCGGACGCGGTGGTCGAGTGGGTCCGCTCCGAGGAGCGTGACGTGCTGGTCTTCGCCCACAACTACATCCTGCGCACGATCGGCGCCCGCTGGTTCGGCCTGGACATCGACTTCGCGGCCCACGGGCGCCTCAATCCCACGTCCCTCTCGGTCCTGGGGTGGTCCTCCTACGGAGAGCCCACGATCGAGACCTGGAACGACTGCGGCCACCTGAGCGCGTAA
- a CDS encoding ABC transporter permease, whose protein sequence is MTRQFWAAVTLQLRLSAATPDSYLICVTTPLFTTFIVTVDRWTGHQTQIGNAVVAPTLMALWMLALSVAGNAITEDRLLGTLEAQLGAPAPLAVTLFGRMCSVALIGLVAFAEAWTTVSLLGGTGWMPVPHPVVLICCLVTSSLAAAGTTTLLAPLYVLLPSARVLQNTLSYPLYLLGGLAVPLTMFPWWLRTVTHLIFLTWSADLMRASLAPAAVTAAPLRLLAIVALGAAGFLIGTVLMRRMIDRACREGTVVLT, encoded by the coding sequence GTGACACGGCAGTTCTGGGCCGCGGTCACCCTCCAGCTCCGGCTGTCCGCCGCCACCCCCGATTCCTATCTGATCTGCGTCACCACCCCACTGTTCACCACGTTCATCGTCACCGTGGACCGGTGGACCGGGCACCAGACGCAGATCGGCAACGCCGTGGTCGCGCCCACGCTGATGGCACTGTGGATGCTCGCCCTGTCGGTGGCCGGCAACGCGATCACCGAGGACCGGCTCCTCGGCACGTTGGAGGCGCAGCTCGGCGCCCCGGCGCCGCTGGCCGTCACGCTGTTCGGGCGGATGTGCTCGGTCGCGCTCATCGGGCTGGTCGCGTTTGCCGAGGCCTGGACCACAGTCAGCCTGCTGGGCGGCACCGGCTGGATGCCGGTGCCGCACCCGGTGGTGCTGATCTGTTGCCTGGTCACCAGCAGCTTGGCCGCCGCAGGCACGACCACCCTGCTCGCGCCGCTCTACGTGCTGTTGCCTTCCGCCCGGGTCCTGCAGAACACCCTGAGCTATCCGCTCTACCTGCTCGGCGGCCTGGCGGTACCCCTGACCATGTTCCCCTGGTGGCTGCGGACCGTGACGCACTTGATCTTCCTGACCTGGTCCGCGGACCTGATGCGAGCCAGTCTCGCCCCGGCTGCCGTCACCGCCGCCCCCTTGCGGCTGCTGGCGATCGTGGCACTCGGCGCCGCGGGTTTCCTCATCGGAACGGTCCTGATGCGCCGGATGATCGACCGAGCATGCCGGGAGGGCACCGTGGTGCTGACATGA
- a CDS encoding SigE family RNA polymerase sigma factor — MQLTPALPWWARLLRRARTTTPTPAGAAPHPGRRFRHLHPTADRDGEETSPTLADLYRTRRLDMVRLAAFLVDDLHTAEDVVQDAFAAVCRRHGERLDDLQDAHAYLHTAVVNAARSVLRRRRTARAYTPPYQGPGAPVDELLLLAEEHRQVFDALAQLTARQREVLVLRYWSDLTEAQIAETLGVSRGTVKSTASRALATLEKLLETDR; from the coding sequence ATGCAGCTCACCCCTGCCCTGCCCTGGTGGGCCCGGCTACTGCGCCGCGCCCGGACCACCACCCCCACCCCGGCGGGAGCCGCGCCCCACCCCGGCCGACGATTCCGGCACCTGCATCCGACGGCCGACCGGGACGGTGAAGAAACCTCCCCCACACTCGCCGACCTGTACCGCACCCGGCGGCTCGACATGGTCCGCCTGGCGGCCTTCCTGGTGGACGACCTGCACACCGCCGAAGACGTCGTCCAGGACGCCTTCGCCGCCGTCTGCCGTCGGCACGGCGAACGGCTGGACGACCTCCAGGACGCACACGCCTACCTCCACACCGCGGTCGTCAACGCCGCCCGCTCGGTGCTCCGCCGACGGCGCACCGCACGCGCGTACACCCCGCCGTACCAGGGCCCCGGGGCGCCGGTCGACGAACTGCTGCTGCTCGCCGAGGAGCACCGGCAGGTCTTCGACGCGCTGGCGCAACTCACCGCGCGCCAGCGCGAGGTACTGGTCCTGCGCTACTGGTCCGACCTGACCGAGGCGCAGATCGCCGAGACCCTCGGCGTGTCCCGTGGCACCGTCAAGTCGACAGCGAGCCGCGCGCTCGCCACGCTGGAAAAACTCCTGGAGACGGACCGATGA
- a CDS encoding M16 family metallopeptidase — protein MLVQEAINSVIRSDMRTASICLAVDMGSRDDPGAASGVAHLLEHLLMASPVRDEPSLAEYVERTGGRANAETGLDRMLFQCQVLAEDLAEVADLLIRATIAPEYDDNILAAERAVVLRELDAAAADPADTVQDAFLAALFPDHPLGRPVGGTPDSVRSIDPQVVRDHHTLMFGGRRLALSVVGPKAPDIDQARSALAADLPVARPLVPLGAVQHQEIRWPEEYSWVSIGGRSAAAGTPERSRFEILAALCGASPFSPLYRALRNEHGLAYSFQSWHRGYAEAGAWRVLIGTDPDRGPDVVQVVTAILRNLAERGPSDEDLDAAHRQVCSALVFDTEDPLEHARRLAAGAVAGAPFSADVDMAQLRAVTADDVAQAAQHILRDLVVTVRPEPMR, from the coding sequence GTGCTCGTACAGGAAGCGATTAATTCGGTTATTCGGAGCGATATGCGCACCGCCAGTATCTGCCTGGCCGTGGACATGGGCTCACGCGACGATCCCGGGGCAGCGTCCGGCGTCGCTCATCTGCTCGAACATCTGTTGATGGCTTCTCCGGTCCGGGACGAACCCTCGTTGGCCGAGTACGTGGAACGCACCGGCGGCCGGGCGAACGCGGAGACTGGGCTGGACCGGATGCTGTTCCAGTGCCAGGTGCTCGCGGAGGATCTCGCCGAGGTCGCCGATCTGCTGATCCGCGCCACGATTGCGCCCGAATACGACGACAACATCCTGGCAGCCGAACGCGCGGTGGTACTGCGTGAACTGGACGCCGCCGCGGCCGATCCCGCGGACACGGTGCAGGACGCATTCCTGGCCGCGCTCTTTCCCGACCATCCACTCGGCCGCCCGGTCGGCGGCACGCCGGACAGTGTGCGCAGCATCGACCCACAGGTCGTACGAGACCACCACACCCTGATGTTCGGCGGCCGCCGGCTGGCGCTCTCGGTCGTCGGGCCGAAGGCGCCCGACATCGACCAGGCCCGGTCCGCGCTCGCGGCCGATCTGCCGGTCGCGCGGCCGCTCGTCCCGCTCGGCGCGGTACAACACCAGGAGATCCGCTGGCCCGAGGAGTACTCCTGGGTCAGCATCGGCGGCCGATCGGCTGCGGCAGGCACGCCGGAGCGCAGCCGCTTCGAGATCCTGGCGGCACTGTGCGGTGCGAGTCCGTTCTCGCCGCTGTACCGCGCGCTGCGCAACGAGCATGGTCTGGCCTACTCATTCCAGTCCTGGCACCGCGGGTACGCGGAGGCCGGTGCCTGGCGGGTGCTGATCGGCACAGACCCCGATCGCGGCCCGGACGTCGTGCAGGTGGTGACCGCCATACTGCGCAACCTGGCGGAGCGCGGTCCGTCCGACGAGGACCTCGACGCGGCCCATCGACAGGTGTGCAGCGCGCTTGTGTTCGACACCGAGGACCCACTCGAACACGCCCGCCGGCTCGCCGCCGGCGCGGTGGCCGGTGCGCCGTTCTCCGCCGACGTGGACATGGCGCAGCTCCGCGCTGTCACCGCGGACGACGTCGCCCAGGCCGCTCAGCACATACTGCGGGATCTCGTGGTGACTGTACGTCCGGAGCCCATGCGATGA
- a CDS encoding ABC transporter permease, giving the protein MSRTLRVVTYSAANAAADMRAIYTWRIWLFGWLGRMLAQAVFFTLLGRSAGSLSHTEYLAVGSCLMSSVIECMAVIPSTTWERAAGTLEFLAAAPSRPVWVFFGRSLQWPASASVTTLVSMFTVGPLFGVAWRPSQVPALVGLIVLTSLSTYCFGLLLAALVLNANGARNLVANGVSLTMMIICGVQIPVERWPAVVRVVALALPPTWTLRAVRAVLANDGTTALAAAGAAAVLGVGWLVAADVMFTMFLNRSRRTGRTDHF; this is encoded by the coding sequence ATGAGCCGCACGTTGCGGGTGGTCACCTACAGCGCGGCCAACGCTGCGGCCGACATGCGTGCCATCTATACCTGGCGCATCTGGTTGTTCGGCTGGCTGGGCCGGATGCTGGCGCAGGCCGTCTTCTTCACTCTCCTGGGGCGCTCCGCCGGCAGCCTGTCCCATACCGAGTACCTCGCGGTCGGCAGCTGCCTCATGAGCAGTGTGATCGAGTGCATGGCTGTGATTCCGTCGACGACTTGGGAGCGCGCCGCCGGCACGCTGGAGTTCCTCGCCGCAGCCCCGAGCCGCCCGGTCTGGGTGTTCTTCGGGCGCAGCCTCCAGTGGCCGGCCAGCGCCAGCGTGACCACGCTCGTATCGATGTTCACCGTCGGCCCGCTGTTCGGCGTGGCCTGGCGGCCGAGCCAGGTCCCCGCGCTGGTTGGCCTCATCGTGCTGACCTCGCTGTCCACCTACTGCTTCGGCCTGCTGCTCGCGGCCCTCGTACTCAACGCGAATGGGGCCCGCAACCTGGTGGCGAACGGCGTGTCGCTCACCATGATGATCATCTGCGGCGTGCAGATCCCGGTGGAACGCTGGCCCGCGGTCGTGCGCGTCGTCGCGCTCGCGCTACCGCCCACTTGGACCCTGCGGGCGGTGCGCGCGGTTCTGGCCAACGACGGAACCACCGCCCTGGCCGCCGCCGGCGCGGCCGCCGTGCTGGGCGTCGGCTGGCTTGTCGCGGCGGACGTGATGTTCACGATGTTCCTGAACCGCAGCAGACGCACTGGTCGGACCGACCACTTCTAG
- a CDS encoding nucleoside-diphosphate kinase, with the protein MDQPERACVVPEWLSREGRKRETYAVDPYYRDAWDDLADLLGTERTVADQLHRVAPMVLKPDVVAVRGGARLLTAVRAAGFVPVAWRKVRFDRHTSRELWRYQLNVATRERIDLMDMIMPIGESLYILLRDTTESEIPATARLSDMKGPTRPEDREAYHLRRIAGAAQASALTYIHVADEPADILRELGVFFERSERKRLLAVLDSRRDVTQQVLAALTEVEACTEASDLFWKPALDRLDAQLSSHPNSAELAVLLQQVRSGRSKDWQSLLALADRFGMQWSRWDRISVAAQLGARHLAAEPVIPDVSRSAWSVDS; encoded by the coding sequence ATGGATCAACCCGAAAGAGCGTGTGTCGTACCGGAATGGCTGAGTCGGGAGGGGCGCAAGCGGGAAACCTACGCGGTCGACCCCTACTACCGAGACGCCTGGGACGACCTGGCCGACCTCCTCGGCACCGAACGGACTGTAGCCGATCAGCTCCATCGCGTCGCCCCAATGGTTCTGAAGCCGGACGTTGTTGCCGTCCGGGGCGGAGCGAGGCTACTGACCGCGGTCCGCGCCGCGGGCTTTGTTCCAGTTGCATGGAGAAAAGTCCGGTTCGACCGTCATACCAGTCGCGAACTGTGGCGATACCAGTTGAACGTCGCGACCCGCGAGCGCATCGATTTGATGGACATGATCATGCCGATAGGGGAGTCGCTGTACATCCTGCTCCGAGACACGACGGAATCAGAGATACCGGCTACCGCCAGACTGAGCGACATGAAGGGACCGACTCGCCCTGAGGATCGGGAGGCATACCACCTGAGGCGGATCGCGGGAGCAGCCCAGGCCTCGGCGCTCACGTACATTCATGTCGCGGACGAACCCGCCGACATTCTGAGGGAGTTGGGAGTCTTCTTCGAGAGGTCGGAGCGGAAGCGCCTCCTCGCTGTCCTCGACAGCCGTCGGGATGTTACGCAGCAGGTGCTGGCGGCCCTGACGGAAGTCGAGGCATGCACCGAAGCGTCCGACCTGTTCTGGAAACCAGCGTTGGACAGACTGGACGCGCAGCTGTCCAGCCATCCGAACAGCGCGGAATTGGCCGTGCTGCTCCAACAGGTGCGATCCGGCCGGAGCAAGGACTGGCAGTCGCTTCTCGCCTTGGCGGACAGGTTTGGGATGCAGTGGTCGCGTTGGGACCGGATATCAGTGGCAGCCCAACTGGGCGCCCGGCATCTGGCGGCCGAACCAGTAATTCCTGACGTGAGCCGGTCCGCTTGGTCGGTCGACTCCTGA
- a CDS encoding FomB family phosphonate monophosphate kinase, translated as MTSQIAPVSVEPDTRDDVRDALGQHYTIRSSRVIDLNLFKVRVSSNVADFAGYAFYTRYASPETACAYELVFVDLNRDPIDAALIEPLVDQGYRADRFRGGSYITHHFGPPAYLVTRGDRIYVFGRELERTLWPYFTKRLLTDFAIDHGLVHLKAAALVQPQGATLLFGRQKAGKTVFLTQACAAGARFLSNTHVLTDGETVHGVPSAMRVRKGPGFDQLIGSGQLEKHLEASEYRLDPDLIFGSEAIAEATVRNLCIIDYNPDRPPCFDEIDAEPFTAFLDLFACAPGAYGLKDDMFAHLDNDFYRYSAAFTEMKRRMSDLVGGARRFYINADMLDPTVRDRTLARLAEQ; from the coding sequence ATGACTTCGCAGATCGCTCCGGTCTCGGTCGAACCGGACACACGTGATGACGTGCGTGACGCTCTCGGTCAGCACTACACAATCAGGTCGTCCCGGGTGATCGATCTCAACTTGTTCAAGGTTCGCGTCTCCAGCAACGTCGCGGACTTCGCCGGGTACGCCTTCTACACTCGGTACGCCTCTCCCGAGACGGCCTGCGCATACGAACTCGTCTTTGTAGATCTGAACCGAGACCCGATCGATGCGGCGCTGATCGAGCCCCTTGTGGACCAGGGATACCGCGCCGACCGGTTTCGCGGAGGCTCCTACATCACCCACCATTTCGGTCCGCCCGCCTATCTGGTGACTCGTGGTGATCGAATCTATGTCTTCGGTCGCGAGCTGGAGCGCACCCTCTGGCCGTACTTCACCAAACGTCTGCTCACCGACTTTGCTATCGATCATGGTCTCGTGCACCTCAAAGCCGCAGCTTTAGTCCAGCCGCAGGGTGCCACCCTGCTGTTCGGCCGCCAGAAAGCCGGGAAGACCGTCTTCCTTACACAGGCCTGTGCCGCGGGTGCGCGGTTCTTGAGCAATACGCATGTGCTGACAGACGGAGAAACCGTGCATGGCGTACCTTCCGCGATGCGGGTCCGGAAGGGCCCGGGCTTCGACCAGCTCATTGGTTCGGGCCAGCTGGAGAAACACCTGGAAGCATCTGAATATCGGCTTGATCCCGATCTCATCTTCGGTAGCGAGGCGATCGCCGAAGCCACGGTCCGCAACCTGTGCATCATCGATTACAACCCGGACCGGCCCCCCTGCTTCGATGAAATTGACGCGGAGCCTTTCACGGCGTTCTTGGACCTCTTTGCCTGCGCGCCCGGTGCCTACGGATTGAAGGACGACATGTTCGCCCATCTGGACAACGACTTCTACCGATACAGTGCCGCCTTCACAGAAATGAAGCGGCGCATGAGCGACCTTGTCGGAGGAGCACGGCGCTTCTATATAAACGCGGACATGCTCGATCCCACGGTTCGGGACCGCACGCTGGCGCGTCTCGCGGAGCAGTGA
- a CDS encoding GNAT family N-acetyltransferase: MTVTDYLEMAGQADVLRDFEGSRFVADEQTDPVSGERRLLVTYCPAALATNADWWAALPRIATDLVDAPDAILVRLHHTDGAPPRPWIRHTSYLRHAGGPAADTPSTSDMITVRRAVPEDEATLRRWVGQALVNGAAHGPAGTLGDTEEIAAGLLALPGRQSFVAERDATAIGHATLLCAERDEVTGEAYVELFDVLVEADDEVRRAATDTLTRACVRQATKAGAPLIGNVVHSVTDGGDGHGDRIVAKLITQGWNPDHALWYRQCGVTVS, translated from the coding sequence ATGACTGTGACGGACTACCTGGAGATGGCCGGTCAGGCCGACGTGCTGCGAGATTTCGAAGGCAGTCGGTTCGTGGCCGACGAGCAGACCGACCCAGTGAGCGGCGAGCGCCGCCTGCTGGTCACCTACTGCCCGGCTGCCCTGGCCACGAACGCGGACTGGTGGGCAGCGCTGCCAAGGATCGCCACCGACCTCGTCGACGCGCCGGACGCCATTCTCGTGCGCCTGCACCACACCGACGGCGCCCCGCCGCGGCCGTGGATCCGCCACACCAGCTACCTCCGCCACGCCGGCGGACCGGCCGCGGACACACCGTCCACATCGGACATGATCACGGTGCGGCGGGCGGTGCCGGAGGACGAGGCCACCCTGCGGCGCTGGGTCGGCCAAGCGCTGGTCAACGGGGCCGCCCACGGACCGGCCGGAACCCTCGGCGACACCGAGGAGATCGCGGCCGGACTGCTGGCCCTCCCCGGGCGACAGAGTTTCGTGGCCGAACGCGACGCAACCGCCATCGGCCACGCGACCCTGCTCTGCGCGGAGCGGGACGAGGTCACCGGTGAGGCGTACGTCGAACTGTTCGACGTGCTCGTCGAGGCCGACGACGAGGTTCGGCGCGCGGCCACCGACACGCTCACCCGTGCGTGCGTTCGGCAGGCCACCAAGGCCGGGGCTCCACTGATCGGCAATGTCGTACATTCCGTCACTGATGGCGGGGACGGGCACGGCGACCGCATCGTCGCGAAGCTGATCACTCAGGGATGGAATCCCGATCACGCGCTCTGGTACCGCCAGTGCGGGGTGACCGTGTCATGA
- a CDS encoding sigma factor-like helix-turn-helix DNA-binding protein, whose protein sequence is MTAPSVPPDEPDPSSRRSTSKPAPPSPQTRQARPAGPARVSASSGKGRPGRPLGQITADCTSTHRAWLQPVREAYLKSGLTMSQLGSRLHISKSKISELMSGRMYPRWEVLYPLAVELSIPYSPLYRLWANAALETHNKSPAWVEGSAARVTVTTRPTAPPLDYKAFRDLTQDGYREYASVFLPYEGCDTALDHAYDQLWLSWPNALASPDARRYAWKVVRATIMSRTPHVDGRPEFLHAAFETEVLQKLTDEDAAMKQLHETLALLKAMSRLPHPQFDVIVLHRLCGMPIETVSDLMGAPLATVRSDERHATRFLDIALTTEPDSEGNHP, encoded by the coding sequence GTGACCGCACCCTCCGTTCCGCCGGACGAGCCCGACCCGTCCAGCCGCCGCTCCACCAGCAAACCGGCGCCGCCGTCCCCGCAGACACGGCAGGCCCGGCCCGCTGGCCCGGCTCGCGTCTCGGCCTCCTCCGGCAAGGGCCGCCCCGGCCGCCCCCTGGGGCAGATCACCGCCGACTGCACCAGCACCCACCGGGCCTGGCTACAGCCTGTACGCGAGGCCTACCTGAAGTCCGGACTGACCATGAGCCAGCTCGGGAGCCGGCTCCACATCTCCAAATCCAAGATCTCCGAGCTGATGAGCGGCCGCATGTACCCGCGCTGGGAGGTCCTCTACCCCCTCGCCGTCGAACTGAGCATCCCCTACTCGCCCCTGTACCGGCTGTGGGCAAACGCAGCGCTGGAGACACACAACAAGTCCCCCGCCTGGGTGGAGGGCTCCGCCGCACGCGTGACCGTGACCACCCGGCCCACCGCCCCGCCCCTGGACTACAAGGCCTTTCGCGACCTCACCCAAGACGGCTACCGCGAGTACGCCAGCGTCTTCCTCCCCTACGAAGGGTGCGACACAGCCCTCGACCACGCCTACGACCAGCTCTGGCTGTCCTGGCCCAACGCCCTCGCCAGCCCCGACGCCCGCCGCTACGCCTGGAAAGTCGTACGCGCCACCATCATGTCCCGCACGCCCCATGTCGACGGACGCCCCGAGTTCCTCCACGCCGCCTTCGAGACCGAGGTCCTGCAGAAGCTCACTGACGAGGACGCGGCCATGAAGCAACTCCACGAGACGCTGGCCCTGCTCAAGGCGATGAGCCGGCTGCCCCACCCCCAGTTCGACGTCATCGTCCTGCACAGGCTGTGCGGCATGCCCATCGAGACCGTCTCCGACTTGATGGGCGCCCCGCTGGCCACCGTCCGCTCCGACGAACGGCATGCCACCCGCTTCCTCGACATCGCCCTGACCACCGAGCCCGACTCCGAAGGGAACCATCCGTGA
- a CDS encoding helix-turn-helix domain-containing protein, with amino-acid sequence MTSRPADRIEPEQSRIAINTTPTRSFGSALRAARRDRGLSLGQLAQLVNYSKSHLSRVETEGKAPTDMLARRCDEVLRTDGLLSGLVDAGRSGRRGPSLNQLPRAVPGLVGRAATMSALDRTLHLPGARRDSAECTVVVVDGQAGIGKTSTALNWAHSVARQFPDGVLFADLGGFGPGAPADTADVLRHFMTSLGGQVDAEVPAEHLAARYRSLMTGRRVLIMLDNAADPGQVRPLLPAAGGCHVLVTSRDRLSGLVVRDGAERVTVPPMTKDEAVRLLEAVARPWFDRSAAPDIAQSCGYVPLALRVAAENIAGWHQSPFDGLGGGSDEATTLRTVLSWSYRKLAPAAANALQRLAVTGGETVSPATAADLLGTGVNEAHALLDALAEIHLLHQVAPGAYRLDQLTAAFSAELNETRPLRPAPDGFHSQVRRLPDSRAPQPPVRNQDGVLGDTALTFQNQQ; translated from the coding sequence ATGACCAGTCGACCAGCTGACCGGATAGAACCGGAGCAGTCGCGAATAGCCATCAACACGACCCCCACGCGGTCGTTCGGGTCCGCTTTGAGAGCCGCACGACGCGACCGGGGGCTCTCACTCGGACAGCTGGCCCAGCTGGTCAACTACAGCAAGAGCCATCTCAGCAGGGTGGAGACCGAGGGCAAGGCGCCGACCGACATGCTCGCCCGGCGGTGTGACGAGGTACTGCGCACCGATGGCCTGCTGAGTGGTCTCGTCGACGCCGGCAGGTCCGGCCGCCGCGGCCCGTCGCTCAACCAGTTACCCAGGGCGGTGCCCGGCCTGGTCGGGCGGGCAGCAACCATGTCCGCATTGGACCGCACTCTTCATCTGCCGGGCGCGCGTCGCGACTCGGCAGAGTGCACCGTCGTCGTTGTCGACGGGCAGGCGGGAATCGGCAAGACCAGCACAGCGCTGAACTGGGCCCACAGTGTGGCGCGCCAGTTCCCCGACGGCGTCCTGTTCGCCGATCTGGGCGGCTTCGGCCCCGGCGCGCCGGCCGACACTGCCGATGTCCTGCGCCACTTCATGACGTCCCTCGGCGGACAGGTGGACGCGGAGGTGCCTGCCGAACACCTCGCAGCCCGGTACCGCAGCCTGATGACCGGCAGGCGCGTGCTGATCATGCTGGACAATGCGGCCGACCCGGGACAGGTCAGGCCACTGCTGCCGGCGGCCGGTGGGTGCCACGTGTTGGTGACAAGCCGGGACCGGCTGTCCGGGCTGGTCGTACGGGACGGCGCGGAGCGAGTCACGGTGCCACCGATGACCAAGGACGAGGCAGTACGGCTGCTCGAAGCCGTTGCTAGACCGTGGTTCGACCGATCAGCCGCGCCAGACATCGCGCAATCCTGTGGTTATGTCCCGCTGGCCTTGCGTGTCGCCGCCGAGAACATCGCCGGGTGGCATCAGTCGCCATTCGACGGCCTCGGCGGCGGGTCGGACGAGGCGACCACATTGCGGACTGTTCTGTCGTGGTCCTACCGCAAGTTGGCGCCTGCTGCGGCGAATGCGTTGCAACGCCTGGCGGTCACCGGCGGTGAGACCGTCTCACCGGCGACCGCGGCCGACCTGCTCGGCACCGGGGTGAACGAAGCCCACGCGCTGCTGGACGCTCTGGCGGAGATTCATCTGCTGCACCAGGTCGCGCCCGGCGCCTATCGTCTCGACCAGCTCACCGCGGCCTTCTCCGCCGAGCTGAACGAGACCCGACCGCTCCGGCCGGCGCCCGACGGCTTCCACTCCCAGGTGCGCCGCCTGCCGGACTCCCGTGCGCCGCAACCGCCTGTGCGCAACCAGGACGGGGTCCTCGGCGACACCGCCCTGACATTCCAGAACCAGCAGTAA
- a CDS encoding ABC transporter ATP-binding protein: protein MNAVVTEALTRSYPGKRSDATPFVALDHVDLRIDEGEVHGLLGPNGAGKTTLCRILSTVLCPTSGTARVFGHDVDIAPNEVRRIVGVVFGGERGLYGRLTCKQNLRFWAALYGLHGSALRARVDELLERTGLANRADDRVDTMSRGMKQRLHIARGMVADPPLLIFDEPTAGLDPISARDFRALVTDLRGSGHTIILATHDMTEAEALCDRVTFIDRGRVIATENTIGIRNLVARVDAVEARQVPPDIVVGLRGVSGVRAVEQAADDSIRVLTDSETTTRAVLTFLLEAGVSQLNTPGPTLADVYLSLIEDRGMAVR from the coding sequence ATGAACGCCGTCGTCACGGAAGCGCTGACCCGGTCGTATCCGGGCAAGCGTTCGGATGCGACGCCGTTCGTCGCCCTGGACCACGTCGACCTGAGGATCGACGAAGGCGAGGTGCACGGGCTGCTCGGGCCCAACGGCGCCGGCAAGACGACGCTGTGCCGCATCCTGTCCACGGTGCTGTGCCCGACCTCCGGCACCGCGCGAGTGTTCGGGCACGACGTGGACATCGCGCCCAACGAGGTCCGGCGGATCGTCGGTGTGGTGTTCGGCGGCGAGCGTGGGCTGTACGGGCGGCTCACCTGCAAGCAGAACCTGCGTTTCTGGGCGGCGCTGTACGGGCTGCACGGCTCCGCCCTGCGGGCGCGCGTCGACGAGCTGCTGGAGCGCACGGGACTGGCGAACCGGGCGGACGATCGCGTCGACACGATGTCCCGGGGCATGAAGCAGCGGCTGCACATCGCGCGCGGGATGGTCGCCGATCCGCCGCTGCTCATCTTCGACGAACCCACCGCCGGCCTAGACCCGATCTCCGCCCGCGACTTCCGCGCCCTGGTCACCGACCTGCGCGGCAGCGGCCACACCATCATCCTGGCCACGCACGACATGACCGAGGCGGAGGCCCTGTGCGACCGGGTCACCTTCATCGACCGCGGCCGGGTGATCGCTACCGAGAACACCATCGGAATACGAAATCTCGTCGCCCGTGTCGACGCCGTCGAAGCGCGGCAGGTGCCCCCCGACATCGTGGTCGGCCTCCGCGGAGTTTCCGGCGTGCGCGCTGTCGAACAGGCGGCGGACGACTCGATCCGGGTGCTGACCGACAGCGAGACAACGACCCGAGCGGTGCTGACCTTCCTGCTGGAGGCCGGCGTGAGCCAGCTGAACACCCCCGGCCCGACGCTGGCCGACGTGTACCTCAGCCTCATAGAGGACCGTGGGATGGCGGTCCGGTGA